The following proteins are encoded in a genomic region of [Eubacterium] hominis:
- a CDS encoding ATP-binding cassette domain-containing protein, whose translation MIELKNISITYQKPLIKSCDLSFPDKSVTLIQGPSGTGKTSLLYRIGLISKDENFAYYINGKQITTSSEKETLRKLNFGYVLQDSTLFEHYDVMGNMKLYASIAGYDYQEEDYKAFLSKVHLSIDLHQSIQTLSGGERQRVAIACALCKQPDVLILDEITSALDKENEIHIFEILKELAHHEHKCIILASHSQYAATYVDKIYEIKNQEIICKKDVARVETLVIKTKEKKLTFAFYKDYIYYFFQKYKLLNVSILIVMCLTFFMFLQTFVMFNYYENNSKHNFEQLYENQLLVVENRASLYTDRVMKQLSDKTISDVSSLDEDYEAFPYIKAGMICGNEWIDILPYFPQNHFDDKVKITYHDKGVYVSQEAYDTLKEAGNEKTLTGEIMLYEYKDNEPIPHPITVDIPIKGVLKENVKAPYIQGRNYIYMEQSMIEKLYQEHAASKTYAGMTLLTKDYKDLVSIKKDLKIKEVYYNTDFCDTETISEIMRNITIVKLFSIASILFIFVVMFGAFQTNYLYKRNNEMALLIINGMNHKGLDKLLSLESLFKYLIACITSSIGVLLIVCISNLIGISLPFPGFVLYIGFLCITFIMSVILTKFYSSAYLKHLSPESVLRN comes from the coding sequence ATGATTGAATTAAAGAACATATCCATCACTTATCAAAAACCATTGATAAAGTCTTGTGATCTAAGCTTTCCTGATAAAAGTGTAACCCTTATTCAAGGACCAAGCGGTACTGGTAAAACATCATTGTTATATCGAATCGGTCTAATTTCAAAAGATGAAAACTTTGCCTATTATATCAATGGTAAACAAATCACAACAAGCAGTGAAAAAGAAACTTTACGGAAACTGAATTTTGGATATGTATTACAAGATAGTACTTTATTTGAACATTATGATGTCATGGGAAATATGAAACTTTATGCATCTATTGCTGGATATGATTATCAAGAAGAAGATTATAAAGCATTCTTATCAAAAGTACATCTATCCATTGATTTACATCAATCCATTCAAACTTTATCAGGAGGAGAACGACAACGTGTTGCAATCGCATGTGCTTTATGTAAACAACCAGATGTTTTGATTCTTGATGAAATCACCAGTGCATTGGATAAAGAAAATGAGATTCATATTTTTGAAATACTTAAAGAATTAGCACATCATGAACATAAATGTATCATTCTTGCGAGCCATAGCCAATATGCAGCAACCTATGTGGATAAAATATATGAGATTAAAAATCAAGAAATCATATGTAAAAAGGATGTAGCTCGTGTTGAAACACTGGTAATCAAAACGAAAGAAAAGAAATTGACGTTTGCTTTTTATAAAGATTATATCTACTACTTCTTTCAGAAGTATAAATTGTTGAATGTTTCTATTCTAATCGTAATGTGTTTGACATTTTTTATGTTCTTACAAACATTTGTCATGTTTAATTATTATGAGAATAACAGTAAGCATAACTTTGAACAGCTTTATGAAAACCAGTTATTGGTTGTGGAAAACAGAGCTTCTTTATACACAGATCGTGTGATGAAACAATTAAGCGATAAAACGATATCGGATGTATCATCACTTGATGAAGATTATGAGGCATTCCCTTATATCAAAGCAGGGATGATCTGTGGAAATGAATGGATTGATATATTGCCTTACTTTCCACAGAACCATTTTGATGATAAAGTAAAAATAACATATCATGATAAGGGTGTTTACGTTAGCCAAGAGGCATATGATACCTTAAAAGAAGCAGGGAATGAGAAAACATTAACAGGAGAAATCATGTTATATGAATATAAAGATAATGAACCAATACCTCATCCAATAACTGTAGATATTCCAATCAAAGGAGTACTAAAAGAAAATGTGAAGGCACCATATATTCAGGGAAGAAATTATATTTATATGGAACAATCCATGATAGAAAAACTCTATCAAGAACATGCTGCTTCTAAAACATATGCTGGAATGACCTTGTTAACAAAGGATTATAAAGATTTAGTATCTATCAAAAAAGATTTAAAAATTAAAGAAGTGTACTATAATACAGATTTCTGCGATACGGAAACAATATCTGAAATCATGCGAAATATCACAATCGTAAAGCTATTTTCCATAGCAAGCATCTTATTTATATTCGTGGTAATGTTTGGCGCATTCCAGACAAATTATCTATATAAAAGAAATAATGAAATGGCATTATTGATCATCAATGGAATGAACCATAAAGGATTAGATAAGTTATTATCTCTTGAAAGTTTATTCAAATATCTGATTGCTTGTATAACATCATCCATTGGTGTTTTATTAATCGTTTGTATCAGCAATCTCATCGGTATAAGTTTACCATTTCCAGGCTTTGTTTTATATATAGGATTTTTATGTATAACATTCATTATGAGCGTGATCTTAACGAAGTTCTACAGCAGCGCTTATCTAAAACATCTATCACCAGAAAGTGTGTTAAGAAATTAG
- a CDS encoding ATP-binding cassette domain-containing protein, with translation MLKFSFQDIKFNNHFILASHNMEIYPGELTILCGESGSGKTTLLQELTLHQVFTKSYIYQDIDILSLSDDEKRDFIFQHMAYVAQEPDLLEDLTIEEHIEMYQTLFSSKNNFEKYQTLLGIEQLKRQYPAQLSVGEKKRVALLLAVLKDTDIIILDEPTASLDLENAEMIYRFLNELKDFGKIIIISTHDENIIKKADTRYKIEHKKLILEYANHHEEKLQEHQHKQKNIHLVQKYLNYIHHHDTKYAKIIKGVSIICIVFLTLSTQFSGYATEINSSSMKDISSTMIVYKPDDGAQSHSYDGSGLGQVPLSDSQINDIKQIPHVDSVEWRYDCVLGNIFSLYLPYHYKSLEEEHGELKASIIDKDQNKKDFLRSKQEIYEMHISTYLDGKDYANDIDLDFHQDGVYLSNDMVSTFKMSKEEFKDVKIQIQVYVPVYYQKDTSSIEIDQREIPLTQVSCIPVEVELPIAGILKGNDMETSTMYGNMIYIKRSTMENLINEYKETNSKIVYEAFLNTDDPSKDKIDLFYDTLPENAEKEYSEIYKINYQPWKPTAYTVEVDSPIHMSEVLKQLNEMGLSASNSYANYYAISEGTKSLQRMLQWTSLIAGLMIILMITLMKLNERNQMIHVNSYLKNLGYTDKEVIRIKRRYYQKSTIKLAVTCSTFTAAIFFVNRFMNYLPTSFHIQMIFIIIFIASIVEFIIPILIERGAHHD, from the coding sequence GTGCTAAAATTTAGCTTTCAAGATATCAAGTTTAATAATCATTTCATTTTAGCTTCTCATAATATGGAAATATATCCAGGAGAACTTACGATTTTATGTGGAGAAAGTGGCAGTGGTAAAACAACATTATTACAGGAGTTAACACTTCATCAAGTATTTACAAAATCATATATCTATCAGGATATAGATATATTAAGTCTGTCTGATGATGAAAAACGTGATTTTATTTTTCAGCATATGGCATATGTTGCTCAGGAACCTGACTTATTAGAAGATTTAACAATTGAAGAACATATCGAAATGTATCAAACGTTATTTTCTTCTAAGAATAACTTTGAAAAATATCAGACATTGTTAGGAATAGAACAATTAAAACGACAATATCCCGCACAATTATCAGTAGGAGAAAAGAAAAGAGTCGCATTATTACTTGCTGTGTTGAAAGATACAGATATCATTATATTAGATGAACCTACTGCTTCTTTAGATTTAGAGAATGCTGAGATGATTTATCGTTTTTTGAATGAATTAAAAGATTTTGGGAAGATTATCATAATATCTACTCACGATGAAAACATTATAAAAAAAGCAGACACTAGATATAAAATTGAACATAAAAAGCTTATATTGGAATATGCAAATCATCATGAGGAAAAGCTACAGGAACATCAACATAAACAAAAAAATATTCATCTGGTTCAGAAATATCTAAACTATATCCATCATCATGATACAAAGTATGCAAAAATTATAAAAGGCGTGAGTATTATTTGTATTGTGTTCTTAACACTTTCAACACAATTTAGTGGTTATGCTACAGAAATCAATAGTTCCTCTATGAAAGACATATCATCCACAATGATTGTCTATAAGCCAGATGATGGTGCACAATCACACAGCTATGATGGATCTGGTTTAGGACAGGTGCCACTTAGTGATTCACAAATCAATGATATAAAACAAATTCCACATGTAGATTCAGTAGAATGGCGATATGATTGTGTGTTAGGAAATATCTTTTCTTTATATTTACCTTACCATTATAAGAGCTTAGAAGAAGAACATGGGGAATTGAAAGCTAGCATTATCGATAAGGATCAAAATAAAAAAGATTTTTTACGTTCTAAACAGGAAATCTATGAAATGCATATTTCAACATATCTTGATGGAAAAGATTATGCTAATGATATAGATCTGGATTTTCATCAGGATGGTGTATATTTATCTAATGATATGGTATCCACTTTTAAAATGAGTAAAGAAGAATTTAAAGATGTAAAAATACAAATACAAGTATACGTTCCAGTATATTATCAGAAAGATACATCAAGTATAGAAATAGATCAACGTGAAATTCCACTCACGCAAGTGTCCTGTATACCAGTAGAAGTAGAACTACCAATTGCGGGAATATTAAAGGGAAATGATATGGAAACTAGTACGATGTATGGAAATATGATTTACATAAAACGCAGTACTATGGAAAACCTGATCAATGAGTATAAAGAAACCAATTCAAAAATAGTATATGAAGCTTTTCTTAATACGGATGATCCAAGTAAAGATAAGATTGATTTATTTTATGATACTTTGCCAGAAAATGCTGAAAAAGAGTATTCAGAAATTTATAAAATCAACTATCAGCCATGGAAACCAACAGCATATACTGTGGAAGTGGATAGTCCTATACATATGTCAGAAGTTTTAAAGCAATTAAATGAAATGGGGTTAAGTGCCAGTAATTCCTATGCAAATTATTATGCGATTTCTGAAGGTACAAAAAGTTTACAAAGGATGTTACAATGGACTTCTTTGATCGCAGGCTTAATGATTATTTTGATGATAACTTTAATGAAATTAAATGAACGTAATCAAATGATCCATGTGAACTCCTATTTGAAAAATCTGGGATACACAGATAAAGAAGTTATACGAATAAAACGAAGATATTATCAAAAAAGTACAATAAAACTGGCAGTTACCTGTAGCACTTTCACAGCTGCAATTTTCTTTGTCAACCGCTTTATGAATTATTTGCCAACCAGTTTTCATATACAGATGATTTTCATAATTATATTCATCGCAAGTATTGTGGAATTCATTATACCAATATTGATAGAAAGGGGAGCACATCATGATTGA
- a CDS encoding RDD family protein: MKRKWMGETMKNKQRKKSSKTISEDKILVKGYRAFEKSDMSNRLFAFLTDVCVMLLPISIWNILFLAIFGSIVSIAGIKIISIIIGVLLLISILLFNNFIYTQTKGQSYGKKIFGLRVITKTGKVAMQRRLLMRELIGFDIPFLILLYFTNMLGVVAYWFINGLVVFFEPKHRSIIDFIMGTKVVTYDPSAIVPQSEPVKQTVKPKPQQPVKIMKEPETTIDLHIHSNFSANGSNNVEEIFQIAKEKGLKTISITDLDSAKSIAIAQRMSALYHINYVPGIEINAELYGKRIRVLGYFVDYPHELYHQIENDALINEKQASIERVRKFENIIGLKVPVEKLLANNRFQRIPGEMIAEYVLNRAEYKDSPLLQPYLSGSKAMNPYHEMAKDFFAYGKLCYVPVKYPEIQDVLDVIHLTNGIAIIAHPGKLMENDPGLMEQVLHMDIDGLEVFHPSHTKDDIAKLLKIAMDRKLFVSAGSDFYREDRGERIGKTNCPKDAEKIVEMFVKARG; this comes from the coding sequence ATGAAAAGAAAGTGGATGGGTGAAACGATGAAAAATAAGCAAAGAAAGAAATCATCAAAAACAATAAGTGAAGATAAAATTTTAGTGAAAGGATATCGTGCATTTGAAAAATCAGATATGTCTAATCGTCTGTTTGCATTTCTTACAGATGTCTGTGTCATGCTGCTGCCGATTTCTATATGGAATATTTTGTTTCTTGCAATCTTTGGCAGTATCGTTAGTATTGCAGGAATTAAAATAATTTCCATTATCATAGGCGTATTGCTGCTCATATCTATTCTACTGTTTAATAACTTTATTTATACACAAACCAAAGGGCAAAGCTATGGAAAGAAAATCTTTGGTTTGCGTGTTATCACAAAAACAGGCAAAGTCGCCATGCAGCGTAGATTGTTGATGCGTGAATTGATTGGATTTGATATTCCTTTCCTTATATTATTATACTTCACCAATATGTTAGGTGTTGTCGCATATTGGTTCATCAATGGTCTTGTGGTATTCTTTGAACCAAAACATCGCAGTATTATTGACTTTATCATGGGTACAAAGGTTGTGACGTATGATCCATCAGCGATTGTTCCACAAAGCGAGCCTGTAAAACAAACAGTCAAACCAAAACCTCAACAACCTGTAAAAATCATGAAAGAACCAGAAACTACAATCGATTTGCATATTCATTCTAACTTTAGCGCCAATGGTTCTAATAATGTAGAGGAAATTTTCCAGATTGCTAAAGAAAAAGGCTTAAAGACGATATCTATTACAGATTTAGACAGCGCAAAATCAATTGCCATTGCACAACGTATGAGTGCCTTATATCATATCAATTATGTTCCAGGTATTGAGATCAACGCAGAATTATATGGTAAACGCATTCGTGTATTAGGTTATTTTGTGGATTATCCACATGAATTATATCACCAGATTGAAAATGATGCATTAATCAATGAAAAGCAGGCAAGTATTGAACGAGTTCGCAAGTTTGAAAATATTATCGGACTGAAAGTGCCAGTAGAAAAACTGTTGGCAAACAATCGTTTCCAAAGAATACCTGGAGAAATGATTGCAGAATATGTATTAAATCGTGCTGAATATAAAGACTCACCACTGCTTCAGCCATATCTGAGTGGAAGTAAAGCAATGAATCCTTATCATGAAATGGCGAAAGATTTCTTTGCATATGGAAAACTATGTTATGTACCTGTGAAATATCCAGAAATCCAGGATGTGTTGGATGTAATCCACTTAACGAATGGGATTGCGATCATTGCTCATCCAGGAAAATTGATGGAAAATGATCCTGGTTTAATGGAACAGGTATTGCATATGGATATTGATGGTTTAGAAGTATTCCATCCAAGTCATACAAAAGATGATATCGCAAAATTATTAAAGATTGCTATGGATCGTAAACTGTTTGTAAGTGCCGGAAGTGATTTCTATCGTGAAGATCGAGGAGAAAGAATCGGTAAGACTAATTGTCCAAAAGATGCAGAAAAAATCGTGGAAATGTTTGTGAAAGCAAGAGGTTAA
- a CDS encoding VanZ family protein: MSKTCSSIAIRICALIAVLSCAFSLYAGIDPNYSLNIKGRLLCAVAFVIPLGIASILIAHRSHDENQRQKIYHIFWVILFLYYILQLGYMLFFASEFARQNHNIFDGNYIYNLMLQWEYSTNLIPFKTINLMLNAYQIELSYVANVNLLGNLAAFMPFAFFLPKLFPSMQKPKKFLISMALIIISVEVLQLFTLSGTLDIDDFILNMTGASCFYFVLKIPVCKRMMKPYKIQHIIG; encoded by the coding sequence ATGAGCAAAACTTGTTCATCCATCGCCATAAGAATTTGCGCATTGATTGCCGTTTTATCTTGTGCTTTTAGTTTATATGCTGGAATCGATCCTAATTATTCATTAAATATCAAAGGTCGGCTGTTATGTGCTGTCGCCTTTGTCATTCCTCTAGGAATTGCCAGTATTTTGATTGCTCATCGAAGCCATGATGAAAATCAGCGACAAAAAATATATCATATCTTCTGGGTCATCCTATTTCTATATTACATTTTACAGCTTGGATATATGTTATTTTTCGCTAGTGAATTTGCAAGACAGAATCATAATATCTTTGATGGCAATTATATTTATAATCTGATGCTGCAATGGGAATACAGTACTAATCTGATTCCATTTAAAACCATTAATTTGATGTTAAATGCCTATCAGATTGAATTAAGCTATGTTGCTAATGTAAATCTATTAGGAAACCTGGCAGCCTTTATGCCATTTGCATTCTTTTTGCCAAAATTGTTTCCATCCATGCAGAAACCTAAAAAGTTTTTGATCAGTATGGCACTCATCATTATTTCTGTTGAAGTGCTTCAGTTATTTACTTTATCAGGAACACTGGATATCGATGATTTTATATTAAATATGACAGGTGCTTCTTGTTTCTATTTTGTGTTAAAGATTCCTGTTTGTAAAAGAATGATGAAACCTTATAAGATTCAACATATTATCGGATAA
- a CDS encoding LacI family DNA-binding transcriptional regulator, with protein MSEKITIKEIACRAQTSKTTVSFYLNGRTDKMSEETRQRIAKVIEETNYRPSVAARLLNAKETKLIGVIIGDITNSFANQIVKGIDDIAREKRYQLIVGNSNYILENEEDYVNRMLAMGVDGFIVQPSSKFDQLVDKIKNEGKEVVFIDSQVSMDREKWVKTNNYEAVLEASEMLMEKGYDEYIMITADPSVLSTRKERATGFIDALQLKGKQCITHVVDGDVESEALTEMLNKELKFGTRTLIFVVNCFLLPRVYVALKNYRNLMPHTIGLIGFDNTEWSNFSSPTVTTIVQPAYDEGHQAAKILIDSLEGKHEEAPNQILKCNVNWCESTN; from the coding sequence ATGAGTGAAAAAATAACAATTAAGGAAATTGCATGTAGAGCGCAAACATCAAAGACGACAGTATCATTTTATCTGAACGGAAGAACTGATAAAATGTCAGAAGAAACAAGACAGAGAATCGCAAAGGTAATCGAGGAAACCAATTACCGGCCAAGTGTGGCAGCGCGTTTGTTAAACGCAAAGGAAACAAAACTGATTGGAGTTATCATTGGGGATATCACCAATAGTTTTGCGAATCAGATTGTTAAGGGTATTGATGATATTGCCAGAGAAAAGCGATATCAATTAATTGTAGGAAATAGCAACTATATTTTGGAGAACGAGGAAGATTATGTTAACCGTATGCTGGCAATGGGAGTAGATGGCTTTATTGTTCAGCCATCCAGTAAATTTGATCAGCTTGTGGATAAAATAAAAAACGAAGGAAAAGAAGTTGTTTTTATTGATTCACAGGTTTCCATGGATCGTGAAAAATGGGTAAAAACCAATAATTATGAAGCCGTTCTGGAAGCAAGTGAAATGCTAATGGAAAAAGGATATGATGAATATATCATGATTACTGCAGATCCAAGTGTACTAAGTACTAGAAAAGAGAGAGCGACAGGATTTATTGATGCATTACAGTTAAAAGGGAAACAATGCATTACCCATGTTGTTGATGGAGATGTAGAAAGTGAAGCGTTGACAGAAATGTTAAATAAAGAATTGAAATTTGGTACCCGTACCTTGATTTTTGTGGTAAACTGTTTCTTATTGCCAAGGGTATATGTCGCTTTGAAAAATTACCGTAATCTTATGCCTCATACCATAGGATTAATAGGTTTTGATAATACAGAATGGAGTAATTTTTCATCACCAACCGTTACCACCATTGTCCAGCCAGCATATGATGAGGGACATCAGGCCGCAAAGATATTGATTGATTCTTTAGAAGGCAAACATGAGGAAGCACCAAATCAAATCTTAAAATGCAATGTGAACTGGTGTGAATCCACCAATTAA
- a CDS encoding HAD family phosphatase, with protein MEKGLLFDFNGTMFFDSPKHKIAWDVFSEKYRGKPISDDEMDHMHGQTNAQIIKVLMGEMSDEESEKLSKDKEALYREICLQQPESFHLAPGLTEVLDQLKMMQVPMTICTASIKENVDFFVSSFHLDKWFDVNNIIYDDGTHSNKISMFEDGAKRIGVPLSNCMIVEDSLSGIAFAHACHVEKIVAITTADKIEEYKNMPGVDEVIQDYYQFDLSFFQNK; from the coding sequence ATGGAAAAAGGATTATTATTTGATTTTAATGGGACAATGTTTTTTGATAGCCCAAAACATAAAATTGCATGGGATGTGTTTTCAGAAAAGTATCGTGGAAAACCAATCAGTGATGATGAAATGGATCATATGCATGGACAAACCAATGCACAGATTATAAAAGTATTAATGGGAGAAATGAGTGATGAAGAAAGTGAAAAGCTTTCTAAGGATAAAGAAGCGTTATATCGAGAAATATGCCTTCAACAGCCAGAAAGTTTTCATTTAGCACCAGGACTAACAGAAGTATTGGATCAATTAAAAATGATGCAGGTGCCGATGACAATCTGTACTGCATCCATTAAGGAAAATGTAGATTTCTTTGTGTCTTCTTTTCATCTTGATAAGTGGTTTGATGTGAATAACATCATTTATGACGATGGTACACACAGCAATAAAATCAGTATGTTTGAAGATGGAGCGAAGCGTATCGGTGTTCCATTATCAAACTGTATGATTGTGGAAGATTCTTTATCCGGTATTGCATTTGCACATGCATGTCATGTGGAAAAGATTGTCGCAATCACAACCGCAGATAAAATAGAAGAATATAAAAATATGCCTGGTGTAGATGAAGTTATTCAGGATTATTACCAATTTGATCTATCTTTTTTTCAAAATAAGTAA
- a CDS encoding alginate lyase family protein: MDIKYCKKQLEALIAYKQISHIKDYITKQDEELIIKQADELLQQVFTFDKPWDMERCKIPYSFEKMDWNVQRNDDEEWCFMLNRMDYLNYLMLAGYLKDDKKYIEKGKALMFDWIDAHQKMEPSCSTRTLDTGIRIMNFMETLPYIYRAGILSDIELEKILSHIDQQIQYLKDHYLTKYTLSNWGSIQTCAIISTMPLYLSNYCENEIYKWARAEIETQFGIQVYDDGMQWEQSTMYHVEVLNYGMKALFYDRFYHNEELPVLKHQVEKLADALLYQATFDFHIETFGDSDRACIKDVMTRAASLYQNGVWKYGGYPQYDLESLYTFGVTEAIQYQKLPVIEPVKRIFDGEDSGMYTIRSDWSTQASFTMFTNGSLGSGHGHSDNLHVSIYHQGVPVLIDPGRYTYREDHPLRVILKSMPSHNSVIVDNKPSCIPSDSWGYQDFGIPGKNYVRHVDHMHYLEGNLFSHDPLQIWTRKLIVIDPSIWIIVDEVKEDGQHQIESYFHIDPNMKAEIQENRIILQGETKLYMYTKGEKEIETKPCSLRYNELLPHDVITLKDTFTNQYQNITILCATDIQVTPVDIYQNQDTPMSKDIACAYRFTMSDDESYTVAIFHKEIFKGKKICYCENMPFHAKCVVIHQHGNHKKLIRLRA, encoded by the coding sequence ATGGATATCAAGTATTGTAAAAAACAATTAGAAGCTTTGATTGCGTATAAACAAATTTCACATATCAAAGATTATATCACAAAACAAGACGAGGAATTGATCATAAAACAAGCTGATGAATTGCTTCAACAAGTCTTCACATTTGATAAACCATGGGATATGGAGCGTTGTAAAATACCATATTCTTTTGAAAAAATGGATTGGAATGTACAACGAAATGATGATGAAGAATGGTGCTTCATGTTAAATCGGATGGATTATTTAAACTATTTGATGCTGGCAGGATATCTTAAAGATGATAAAAAATATATTGAAAAAGGGAAAGCATTAATGTTTGACTGGATAGATGCACATCAAAAAATGGAGCCATCTTGCAGTACAAGAACCTTAGATACGGGCATTCGCATCATGAATTTCATGGAAACTCTTCCTTATATATATAGGGCGGGTATATTAAGCGATATAGAGCTGGAAAAAATCCTCTCTCATATCGACCAGCAAATTCAATATTTAAAAGATCACTACCTAACTAAGTATACCCTTAGCAACTGGGGAAGTATTCAGACATGTGCCATTATTTCTACAATGCCACTTTATCTTTCGAACTATTGTGAGAATGAGATATACAAGTGGGCACGTGCGGAAATTGAAACACAGTTTGGTATTCAGGTTTATGATGATGGTATGCAATGGGAACAATCTACCATGTATCATGTTGAAGTATTGAACTATGGAATGAAGGCGTTGTTTTATGATCGTTTCTATCATAATGAAGAATTGCCTGTTTTGAAACATCAAGTAGAAAAGCTGGCAGATGCATTATTGTATCAGGCAACTTTTGATTTCCATATTGAAACATTTGGCGATAGTGATCGTGCATGCATAAAAGATGTCATGACAAGAGCAGCCTCTTTATATCAAAATGGTGTATGGAAATATGGCGGGTATCCACAATATGATTTAGAAAGCTTATATACCTTTGGGGTAACAGAGGCCATCCAATATCAGAAGCTGCCAGTCATTGAGCCAGTAAAACGGATTTTTGATGGAGAAGACAGTGGCATGTATACAATTCGCAGTGATTGGTCAACGCAAGCAAGTTTTACGATGTTTACCAATGGTTCACTGGGAAGTGGACATGGACATAGCGATAATTTACATGTATCTATTTATCATCAGGGTGTGCCGGTTTTGATTGATCCGGGCAGATATACATATCGTGAAGATCATCCATTACGGGTAATATTGAAATCCATGCCTTCCCATAACAGTGTGATTGTAGATAACAAACCATCTTGTATTCCATCCGATAGCTGGGGTTATCAAGATTTTGGCATTCCTGGAAAAAACTATGTACGTCATGTTGATCACATGCATTATTTGGAGGGAAATTTATTCAGTCATGATCCTTTACAGATATGGACAAGAAAGCTTATTGTGATTGATCCTTCGATTTGGATAATTGTAGATGAGGTAAAAGAAGATGGGCAACATCAGATAGAAAGTTATTTTCATATAGATCCAAATATGAAAGCAGAAATACAAGAGAATCGTATCATACTGCAAGGAGAAACAAAGCTGTATATGTATACCAAAGGCGAAAAAGAAATAGAAACTAAGCCATGCTCTCTGCGCTATAATGAATTATTGCCACATGATGTCATTACATTAAAAGATACCTTCACAAATCAATATCAAAATATCACCATACTATGTGCTACAGATATTCAAGTAACACCAGTAGATATCTATCAAAATCAGGATACGCCAATGTCAAAAGATATTGCATGTGCTTATCGCTTTACGATGAGTGATGATGAGTCTTATACTGTCGCAATCTTTCATAAAGAAATATTTAAAGGAAAGAAAATTTGTTATTGTGAGAATATGCCATTTCATGCGAAATGTGTTGTCATACATCAACATGGGAATCATAAAAAACTTATACGACTACGTGCATAA